The proteins below come from a single Nitrospiraceae bacterium genomic window:
- a CDS encoding TrkH family potassium uptake protein, translating into MLAMLTILPLSVSIFWGEYAISGRYLVVILTLALLGIPLSRLSVPIALQTNEALTITALAFFFSPLCMTYPLMASGLSFQDAWFEAVSGVTTTGLSVLSSVEDQSPSLLFARAWMQWYGGLGIAILSVALLMGQSIASKKLVEPVPGENFVTTTRTHARRVLGAYVLLTLLGMVVLLGLQVNPFHAITLTLTAISTGGFSPFNNSLAGLDSLPATSFLLLLCVCGSISLPLFVYTYHHGFRRLISDVELPALLVFCSLAGLVVGLSLGQHTNLGWTSALAHGAALGVSAQTGTGFSTLSLTEIDQTSKSLLMASMLIGGSAGSTSGGIKIFRVLIILVLIRVILQRACAPPHAVIEPWLGNRRLEYEDLTRALLLTFLFIAVIFCSWILFLVGGYDPLDALFEVTSATGTVGLSTGITGTELPGWLKGVLCFDMLAGRLEVIALLMVLYPATWRERRTRAQ; encoded by the coding sequence ATGCTGGCCATGCTGACCATCCTGCCATTGAGCGTTTCTATTTTTTGGGGAGAATATGCCATCAGCGGGCGATACCTGGTTGTCATTCTGACCTTAGCGTTGCTGGGCATTCCTCTCTCCCGTCTTTCCGTTCCCATCGCTCTCCAAACGAATGAAGCGCTGACAATCACCGCCCTAGCCTTTTTTTTCTCCCCCCTCTGTATGACGTATCCTCTCATGGCCTCGGGGCTATCCTTCCAGGATGCCTGGTTTGAAGCCGTCTCGGGAGTCACCACCACAGGGCTCTCCGTGCTCTCCTCCGTGGAAGATCAATCACCCTCCCTGCTCTTCGCCCGTGCGTGGATGCAATGGTACGGGGGATTAGGGATTGCCATCCTTTCTGTCGCATTGCTCATGGGACAAAGCATCGCTTCAAAGAAATTGGTGGAACCGGTGCCGGGAGAGAATTTTGTTACCACGACCCGGACACACGCACGCCGGGTCCTTGGGGCTTATGTTCTCCTGACCTTGCTGGGAATGGTGGTGCTCTTGGGCCTTCAAGTGAACCCCTTTCATGCGATAACCCTGACGCTGACAGCAATCTCCACAGGAGGGTTTTCCCCTTTCAATAACAGTCTGGCCGGACTCGATTCACTACCTGCCACATCCTTTCTACTCCTACTGTGTGTGTGTGGATCAATCTCCCTGCCCCTCTTCGTCTATACGTACCATCATGGTTTCCGCCGGCTGATCTCCGATGTGGAATTACCAGCCCTTCTGGTGTTCTGTAGTCTGGCCGGCTTGGTCGTCGGACTTTCATTGGGGCAACACACCAATCTAGGTTGGACCAGCGCCCTGGCCCATGGGGCGGCCTTGGGGGTGTCCGCTCAAACCGGTACCGGCTTCAGCACCCTTTCGCTGACGGAGATCGATCAAACCTCCAAATCGTTGCTCATGGCCTCAATGCTCATCGGTGGAAGCGCCGGCTCAACCAGTGGGGGGATTAAAATTTTCCGTGTTCTGATCATTCTGGTGCTGATTCGCGTAATCCTTCAACGGGCCTGTGCTCCTCCTCACGCCGTGATCGAACCCTGGCTGGGAAATCGGCGGTTGGAGTATGAAGACCTCACTCGTGCCTTGCTGCTCACGTTCCTGTTTATCGCGGTGATTTTTTGCTCATGGATCCTTTTTCTCGTTGGGGGATACGACCCCCTCGATGCCCTCTTTGAAGTCACGTCGGCAACCGGAACCGTGGGATTATCTACCGGCATTACCGGCACGGAACTTCCTGGATGGCTGAAAGGGGTGCTCTGTTTTGATATGCTGGCCGGACGACTGGAAGTTATTGCGCTTTTGATGGTGTTATACCCGGCCACCTGGCGAGAAAGGAGAACCCGAGCGCAATGA
- a CDS encoding TrkA family potassium uptake protein, with product MRAVFIGASSLTVMTADILLKRGHEVVIVESNKERINELSKDLDCGFVHGDGTTPAIQRETDPEHSDFLFCLVGNDQANIIASLVGRSLGFPRVVTKIVNPEFEHICLELGLEETIIPSSTMGRYLADKFAGRDLLELSGMIKDEARVFSFVARPEDEGPLEKIAIPGQLHPICLYRDHTFILPEKDTEVKKEDEVVVITHQKFLAQLKDRWAVKKERHQSSLSGGQENPDETPA from the coding sequence ATGAGAGCGGTATTTATTGGAGCCAGCTCATTGACCGTGATGACGGCGGACATTCTCTTAAAACGAGGGCACGAAGTCGTCATCGTCGAAAGCAATAAGGAACGGATCAATGAACTCAGCAAGGATCTCGATTGCGGGTTCGTCCATGGTGACGGAACCACGCCGGCCATTCAACGAGAAACAGACCCCGAGCATTCAGATTTTCTCTTTTGTTTAGTCGGCAATGATCAAGCCAACATTATCGCCAGCCTGGTCGGACGGTCCCTCGGGTTCCCGCGCGTGGTCACTAAAATTGTCAATCCGGAATTTGAACACATCTGTTTGGAGCTGGGCCTTGAGGAAACAATCATTCCGTCCAGTACCATGGGGCGGTATTTAGCAGACAAGTTCGCCGGGCGGGATTTACTCGAACTATCAGGGATGATCAAAGATGAGGCTCGCGTCTTTTCCTTTGTCGCCCGTCCGGAAGACGAAGGTCCACTGGAAAAGATTGCTATCCCGGGGCAACTTCACCCCATTTGTCTCTATCGGGATCATACCTTTATCCTGCCCGAAAAGGACACGGAGGTAAAGAAAGAGGATGAAGTGGTGGTGATTACTCACCAGAAATTTCTGGCCCAACTCAAAGATCGTTGGGCCGTGAAGAAAGAAAGGCACCAATCCTCTCTTTCAGGTGGCCAGGAGAATCCGGATGAAACACCCGCATAA